The following are from one region of the Hydrogenimonas sp. SS33 genome:
- the tpx gene encoding thiol peroxidase: MATTKLKGNEVKLAGNEVNVGDKAPEVTVVNSEGLADKKVGGAQDKVQLLVVVPSLDTPVCAAETRKFNEKAAQLEGVDTTVISMDLPFAAGRFCSAEGIENLTVASDFRNKDFANAYGVLIAEGPLAGVTARAIFVIDKDGNVVYKQLVPEITEEPDYEEALEAAKEAASK; encoded by the coding sequence ATGGCAACTACAAAGCTCAAAGGTAACGAAGTCAAACTGGCCGGCAACGAAGTCAATGTTGGGGACAAAGCTCCCGAAGTCACCGTTGTAAACTCTGAAGGTCTCGCAGACAAGAAAGTGGGCGGTGCCCAGGACAAAGTACAGCTTCTGGTTGTCGTTCCCTCTCTCGACACGCCTGTCTGTGCCGCCGAAACACGCAAGTTCAACGAAAAAGCGGCCCAACTCGAAGGCGTCGATACGACTGTCATCTCTATGGACCTCCCCTTCGCCGCAGGACGTTTCTGCTCCGCCGAAGGCATCGAAAACCTGACGGTCGCTTCCGACTTCCGCAACAAAGATTTCGCGAATGCCTACGGCGTTCTGATCGCTGAAGGCCCTCTGGCAGGCGTCACCGCCCGCGCGATCTTCGTCATCGACAAAGACGGCAACGTCGTCTACAAGCAGCTGGTTCCCGAAATCACTGAAGAGCCCGATTACGAAGAGGCTCTGGAAGCTGCCAAAGAAGCCGCTTCCAAGTAA
- the tsaD gene encoding tRNA (adenosine(37)-N6)-threonylcarbamoyltransferase complex transferase subunit TsaD codes for MILSIESSCDDSAVAVTEIATKRLLFHRKISQEREHAKYGGVVPELASRLHAVALPRLLEEAKPYLDDIQAVAVTNAPGLSVTLLEGVAMAQALSIAKGLPLIAVNHLKAHIYSLFIEKEARFPMLVLLISGGHTMVIDVGGFDEMEVVASTMDDSFGESFDKTAKMMGLGYPGGPIIERLAAKGDPDRFPMPIPLQHSPKIAFSFSGLKNAVRLLIEKNQPLDEQTKADIASAFQKAAIAHLLQKCKKIFQTKRPEDFAIVGGASANMAVREAFANLCAEFGANLHLADLEWCSDNAAMVGRCAVDAWYLERFTDALSIEVSPKTDNIF; via the coding sequence ATGATCCTGAGCATCGAAAGCAGTTGTGACGACAGCGCCGTCGCCGTCACCGAAATCGCGACGAAGCGCCTGCTTTTTCATAGAAAAATCTCCCAAGAAAGAGAGCATGCGAAGTACGGCGGCGTGGTGCCGGAACTGGCGAGCCGCCTCCACGCCGTGGCGCTGCCCAGGCTACTGGAGGAGGCGAAACCCTACCTGGACGACATCCAGGCGGTGGCGGTCACCAACGCCCCCGGCCTCTCGGTGACGCTGCTGGAGGGGGTGGCGATGGCCCAGGCCCTCTCCATCGCCAAGGGGCTTCCCCTCATCGCCGTCAACCACCTCAAGGCCCACATCTACTCCCTTTTCATCGAAAAAGAGGCCCGTTTTCCGATGCTGGTGCTGCTCATCTCAGGCGGCCATACCATGGTCATCGATGTTGGAGGCTTCGACGAGATGGAGGTGGTCGCCTCCACCATGGATGACAGCTTCGGGGAGAGCTTCGACAAGACGGCGAAGATGATGGGGCTGGGCTACCCCGGCGGCCCAATCATCGAGAGGCTGGCCGCCAAAGGGGACCCCGACAGGTTCCCGATGCCGATTCCCCTGCAGCACTCCCCGAAGATCGCCTTCAGCTTTTCGGGGCTCAAAAACGCCGTGCGGCTGCTCATCGAAAAAAACCAGCCCCTGGACGAACAGACCAAAGCCGACATCGCTAGCGCTTTCCAGAAAGCGGCCATCGCCCACCTGCTGCAAAAGTGCAAAAAGATCTTCCAAACGAAACGCCCCGAAGATTTCGCCATCGTCGGAGGCGCCAGCGCCAACATGGCTGTACGGGAAGCCTTCGCCAACCTCTGCGCGGAGTTTGGCGCCAACCTCCACCTTGCCGACCTTGAGTGGTGTTCCGACAACGCCGCCATGGTGGGGCGCTGCGCCGTCGACGCCTGGTACCTGGAGCGGTTCACAGATGCCTTGAGCATCGAAGTCTCACCGAAAACGGATAATATTTTTTAA
- a CDS encoding alpha/beta hydrolase, which produces MDTKGHRMKGPGKTLILHGWGGSDWPHWQAWLAAELAKAYGTVSFPLIQHPHFPHLNRWKKEVKAHLLDFRPDTVVCHSLANTLWFHLCNEGELEPVGNLLLVAPPRLDCDIETIKSFFPVEVPDSLFAEKATMVVSTDDPYMSMEEAWALQEKLGIPMKVLEKAGHINADSGYGEWPWVLKFLKTGAMCGV; this is translated from the coding sequence ATGGACACGAAAGGCCACCGCATGAAAGGGCCCGGAAAAACCCTCATCCTGCACGGCTGGGGCGGCAGCGACTGGCCCCATTGGCAGGCCTGGCTCGCGGCCGAACTGGCCAAAGCCTACGGGACCGTCAGCTTCCCGCTGATCCAGCACCCCCATTTCCCCCATCTCAACCGCTGGAAAAAAGAGGTCAAAGCCCACCTGCTAGATTTCCGGCCCGACACCGTCGTCTGCCACTCCCTGGCCAACACCCTCTGGTTCCACCTCTGCAACGAAGGGGAGCTGGAGCCGGTAGGGAACCTGCTGCTGGTGGCGCCGCCGAGACTCGATTGCGACATCGAGACCATCAAGAGCTTCTTTCCCGTCGAAGTGCCCGACAGCCTCTTCGCCGAAAAAGCGACGATGGTCGTCTCCACCGACGATCCCTACATGAGCATGGAGGAAGCGTGGGCCCTGCAGGAGAAGCTGGGCATCCCGATGAAAGTCCTCGAAAAAGCCGGCCACATCAATGCCGACAGCGGCTACGGAGAGTGGCCATGGGTTCTGAAGTTTCTCAAAACCGGCGCGATGTGTGGAGTATGA